Proteins encoded within one genomic window of Ammonifex degensii KC4:
- the mutS gene encoding DNA mismatch repair protein MutS, with protein MSNLTPMMQQYLEIKKQYPDAILFFHLGDFYEMFFEDAVKAAPILEVALTSRDAGRLGRVPMCGVPCHSASSYIARLVSHGFKVALCEQLEDPSQAKGLVKRGVTRVITPGTFFEGETADKTSHSYVVAVAPGSGKTYGLASAEVGTGEFRVTSFTGAGAQDKLMDELFRLQPAEVVLPEGNEELKHLVRAAVPAAALTFWPQELFRDLARAKAALEGYEREGEWETEAVLAAGVLAAYLAETQKRELKHLKKISSYRPEGFMLLDAATRRNLELTRSLADGSRRGTLLEVLDYTLTGMGGRRLRDWIEQPLLDPAAIEERLEAVAYLVEQAVEREEIRARLKKMGDIERLASRLSFGLANARDLLSLKDSLILAGEIKERLSGAEGLLGRLRDQLENLDDIASLIAEAIAPDPPATLQEGGLIREGYHPEVDRLRAIRRDAHKYLAELEAKEKERTGIKSLKIGYNRVFGYYIEVTKPNLHLVPPDYQRRQTLTQAERFITPELKEYEEMILGAEERLYSLEYELFCQVRDQVQAHLDRILRAARAIGQIDALASLAVAALKGNYVRPRVSSSDIIRIKEGRHPVVERALGPGNFVPNDTWLGGPDKRVAIITGPNMGGKSTYMRQVALIVLMAQIGSFVPAAEAEIGVVDRIFTRVGAADNLYGGQSTFMVEMGECRTILTQATSRSLVVMDEVGRGTSTYDGMSIARAIVEYLVHRIKAKTLFSTHYHELTDLARLPGVFNLTVAVREEAGRVSFLYRVLPGKADKSYGLHVAALAGLPKEVIERAKEILEELERRQEKKLEKPCRVVQLDMFSCGVEHPLLAELARLDLDQVTPLQALNLLAEWQERLKAEGKRRGGRRRG; from the coding sequence ATGAGCAACCTCACGCCGATGATGCAGCAGTACCTGGAGATAAAAAAGCAGTATCCTGATGCCATCCTTTTCTTCCACCTGGGCGACTTTTACGAAATGTTCTTCGAGGACGCGGTTAAGGCGGCTCCCATCCTGGAGGTGGCCCTCACCTCCCGGGACGCAGGCCGTCTCGGCAGAGTTCCCATGTGCGGCGTCCCCTGTCACAGTGCCTCTTCCTACATTGCCCGCTTGGTGAGCCACGGCTTCAAAGTGGCCCTGTGCGAGCAACTGGAAGATCCCTCTCAGGCCAAGGGTCTGGTGAAGCGAGGAGTAACGCGGGTCATAACTCCCGGAACCTTTTTCGAAGGGGAAACGGCCGACAAGACCAGCCACAGTTATGTAGTAGCCGTAGCCCCCGGGAGCGGGAAGACCTACGGCTTGGCCAGTGCCGAGGTCGGTACCGGGGAGTTCCGCGTGACTAGTTTCACCGGGGCGGGAGCGCAGGACAAGCTCATGGACGAACTCTTCCGGCTGCAGCCGGCCGAGGTGGTGCTTCCCGAAGGTAACGAAGAACTCAAGCACCTGGTGCGGGCGGCGGTACCTGCGGCAGCGCTTACCTTCTGGCCGCAGGAACTCTTCCGGGATCTTGCCCGGGCCAAAGCTGCCTTAGAGGGCTACGAGCGGGAAGGGGAGTGGGAAACGGAGGCTGTCTTAGCGGCGGGGGTGCTGGCCGCCTACCTGGCCGAGACCCAGAAGCGGGAACTCAAGCATCTGAAGAAGATCTCTTCCTACCGCCCCGAAGGCTTCATGCTCCTGGACGCGGCCACTAGACGCAATCTGGAGCTTACCCGCTCTCTGGCCGACGGGAGCCGGCGGGGAACCCTGCTGGAGGTTTTGGATTACACTTTGACCGGCATGGGGGGAAGGCGCCTGCGCGACTGGATAGAGCAGCCCCTCCTCGACCCGGCGGCCATAGAAGAGCGCCTAGAAGCGGTGGCCTACTTGGTAGAGCAGGCGGTAGAGCGAGAGGAGATCCGGGCCCGGCTCAAAAAGATGGGTGACATAGAACGTCTGGCTTCCCGCCTATCTTTTGGCCTGGCTAATGCCCGCGATCTTCTCAGCTTGAAGGACTCCTTGATCCTAGCCGGGGAGATAAAGGAGAGACTGTCCGGGGCAGAGGGGCTGCTGGGGAGGCTGCGGGATCAACTGGAAAACCTTGACGATATCGCCTCCCTTATCGCGGAGGCCATTGCCCCTGACCCTCCGGCTACCCTTCAAGAAGGTGGGCTTATTCGAGAAGGGTACCACCCGGAGGTGGACCGGCTGCGGGCTATCCGGCGTGACGCCCACAAGTACTTGGCGGAACTTGAGGCCAAAGAAAAAGAGCGGACGGGCATAAAGTCTCTCAAAATAGGGTACAACCGGGTTTTCGGTTACTATATAGAGGTCACCAAGCCCAACCTACACCTGGTTCCTCCGGATTATCAGCGGCGCCAGACGCTCACCCAGGCAGAACGCTTCATAACCCCTGAACTCAAAGAGTATGAAGAGATGATCCTGGGGGCGGAAGAGCGCCTTTACTCCCTAGAGTACGAACTCTTCTGCCAGGTACGGGATCAAGTGCAGGCTCATCTTGACCGCATTTTGCGGGCCGCGCGCGCTATAGGACAGATCGACGCCTTGGCAAGCCTGGCAGTGGCTGCCCTGAAGGGCAACTATGTGCGCCCCCGCGTCTCGTCTTCCGACATTATCCGCATAAAAGAAGGCCGCCACCCGGTGGTGGAGCGAGCTTTAGGGCCGGGAAACTTCGTGCCCAACGACACTTGGCTTGGGGGGCCAGATAAGCGGGTAGCCATTATAACCGGGCCCAACATGGGGGGCAAAAGCACCTACATGCGCCAGGTGGCCCTGATCGTGCTGATGGCGCAGATAGGGAGCTTTGTTCCGGCGGCGGAAGCGGAGATCGGGGTGGTGGACCGTATCTTTACCCGCGTGGGGGCAGCTGACAACCTCTACGGTGGGCAGAGCACCTTTATGGTGGAGATGGGTGAGTGCCGCACCATCCTGACCCAGGCCACTTCCCGGAGCCTTGTGGTCATGGACGAAGTGGGGCGAGGGACTAGCACCTACGACGGTATGAGCATCGCCCGCGCCATCGTGGAATACCTCGTCCACCGGATAAAAGCCAAGACCCTTTTCTCTACCCACTACCACGAACTCACCGATCTGGCCCGGCTTCCCGGCGTTTTTAACCTGACGGTGGCGGTGCGCGAGGAAGCAGGGAGGGTTAGTTTCCTCTACCGGGTGCTACCGGGCAAAGCCGACAAGAGCTACGGGCTGCACGTGGCGGCTCTGGCCGGCCTGCCGAAAGAAGTTATAGAGCGCGCCAAGGAGATCCTGGAGGAGCTGGAGAGGCGGCAGGAGAAAAAGCTTGAAAAACCTTGCCGGGTAGTGCAGCTCGACATGTTTTCCTGCGGAGTAGAACATCCACTGCTGGCAGAGCTTGCCCGCCTCGATCTCGACCAAGTCACCCCCCTACAGGCCTTGAACCTGCTGGCCGAGTGGCAGGAGCGGCTCAAAGCCGAGGGGAAACGGCGAGGGGGGAGGCGGCGTGGGTAA
- the rplK gene encoding 50S ribosomal protein L11, which translates to MAKKVQAIVKLQIPAGKASPAPPVGPALGQHGVNIMAFVKEFNERTAAQAGTIIPVEITIYEDRSFSFVCKTPPASVLLKQAAGIETGSGEPGKTKVGKVKRSQIRQIAELKMPDLNANSLEAAMRMIEGTARSMGIEIVED; encoded by the coding sequence TTGGCCAAGAAGGTACAAGCAATAGTAAAGCTACAGATTCCGGCCGGCAAGGCTTCGCCGGCGCCCCCGGTAGGACCAGCGCTGGGCCAGCACGGAGTAAACATCATGGCCTTCGTAAAGGAGTTCAACGAGCGGACGGCAGCCCAGGCGGGGACCATCATACCGGTGGAGATCACCATATACGAAGATCGCTCTTTTTCCTTCGTCTGCAAGACGCCGCCCGCTTCGGTGCTCTTGAAGCAAGCGGCGGGTATTGAAACCGGTTCGGGAGAACCGGGCAAGACCAAAGTAGGGAAGGTCAAGCGTTCGCAAATCCGCCAGATTGCGGAGCTCAAGATGCCCGACCTCAACGCCAACTCCCTCGAAGCGGCCATGCGGATGATCGAGGGAACGGCGCGGAGCATGGGCATCGAGATCGTAGAAGATTAA
- a CDS encoding class I SAM-dependent methyltransferase, which yields MKLVVTTSYQPTPDQEEKAHDWARLLGVEYVPRRRESLKKIATACGAEGVLVVRQEGPVLVGEGGEELFFHPGTALLRLRNLWQGKGDPLIEAMALTPGESVLDCTLGLGSEALVVSFFLGPSGRVVGVEKVPVIALLVREGLKALASSSSPLAEAASRIEVVVADHLDYLKALPEESFDVVYFDPFFQQPVKAAVNLAPLRYFGSREALRPEAIKEALRVARRRVVLKERKGSAEFARLGFREIIAGRQARVAYGVIVKR from the coding sequence ATGAAGCTGGTGGTGACCACTTCCTACCAACCGACGCCGGACCAGGAGGAAAAGGCACATGACTGGGCCCGGCTGCTGGGGGTTGAGTATGTACCCCGCCGCCGGGAAAGCCTCAAGAAAATAGCTACCGCCTGCGGGGCGGAGGGAGTGCTGGTGGTAAGGCAGGAGGGGCCAGTGCTGGTGGGTGAAGGGGGAGAGGAGCTCTTCTTTCACCCCGGGACGGCTCTCCTGCGCCTGAGGAACCTTTGGCAGGGCAAGGGGGACCCCTTAATCGAGGCCATGGCTTTAACCCCCGGGGAGAGCGTGCTGGACTGCACCCTGGGGTTAGGGTCGGAAGCCCTGGTGGTAAGCTTTTTCCTGGGACCTTCCGGACGGGTGGTAGGGGTGGAAAAGGTGCCGGTTATCGCTTTGCTGGTGCGAGAAGGACTTAAAGCACTGGCCTCCTCTTCTTCGCCTCTGGCAGAAGCGGCTTCCCGGATCGAGGTGGTGGTAGCCGACCACCTCGACTACCTCAAGGCCCTGCCGGAGGAGAGCTTCGACGTGGTCTATTTTGACCCCTTTTTCCAGCAGCCGGTAAAAGCGGCGGTGAACCTCGCCCCGCTGCGCTACTTCGGTTCCCGGGAGGCCCTGCGCCCGGAGGCCATAAAGGAAGCCCTGCGAGTAGCGCGGCGCCGCGTGGTGCTGAAGGAGAGGAAGGGGAGCGCGGAGTTTGCCCGCCTGGGGTTCAGGGAGATAATAGCGGGAAGGCAGGCCCGGGTGGCCTACGGGGTGATAGTCAAGCGATGA
- the rplL gene encoding 50S ribosomal protein L7/L12, with protein sequence MSKVAEIIEAIKGLTVVELADLVKALEEEFGVTAAAPVAVAAAPAAGAAAPAAAPAEEKTEFDVILTSAGDKKINVIKVVREITGLGLKEAKDLVDNAPKPVKEKVSKEEAEAIKKKLEEAGATVEIK encoded by the coding sequence ATGTCCAAAGTAGCGGAGATCATCGAGGCCATTAAAGGTCTCACGGTAGTGGAACTGGCTGATCTAGTCAAGGCCCTGGAAGAAGAGTTCGGGGTGACGGCGGCGGCACCGGTGGCGGTGGCGGCGGCCCCGGCGGCGGGAGCTGCAGCACCGGCGGCGGCTCCGGCGGAGGAGAAGACCGAGTTCGACGTCATCCTGACCTCGGCTGGCGACAAGAAGATCAATGTCATCAAGGTGGTGCGGGAGATCACGGGCCTGGGCCTCAAGGAGGCCAAGGATTTGGTGGACAACGCACCCAAGCCGGTGAAGGAAAAGGTAAGCAAGGAAGAGGCCGAGGCCATCAAGAAGAAGCTCGAAGAGGCCGGCGCTACGGTGGAAATCAAGTAG
- the hfq gene encoding RNA chaperone Hfq, with amino-acid sequence MSKAQINLQDAFLNQVRKEAIPVTLFLINGFQLKGTIRGFDSFTVILESEGRQMMIYKHAISTISPVRPVSTFAPPQEKAQENKA; translated from the coding sequence ATGAGCAAAGCCCAGATCAACTTGCAAGATGCTTTTCTCAACCAAGTGCGCAAAGAGGCGATACCGGTCACCCTTTTTTTGATCAATGGTTTTCAGCTAAAAGGGACCATTCGGGGTTTTGACAGCTTCACGGTAATCCTGGAAAGCGAAGGACGCCAGATGATGATATACAAGCATGCCATTTCCACCATAAGCCCGGTCCGGCCGGTGAGCACTTTCGCTCCTCCGCAGGAAAAAGCCCAGGAGAATAAAGCGTAG
- the rplJ gene encoding 50S ribosomal protein L10 has translation MGLARAQKQEIVAELKEKLREAKAVFVADHTGIPVAQLTELRRRLRSNQSQLKVAKNTLIRIAAQEVGLEELVPFLKGPVSLAFSFADPAVTAKILADFNKEYKLLEIKGGVLGKKALTPDQVKALADLPPYEVLIGKVVGGMKAPLYGLVGILSGPIRKLVYALEAIREKQASAP, from the coding sequence TTGGGACTGGCACGGGCTCAGAAGCAGGAGATCGTGGCCGAACTTAAGGAGAAGCTGCGGGAAGCCAAGGCGGTCTTCGTGGCTGACCATACCGGGATACCGGTAGCCCAGCTTACCGAGTTGCGGCGGCGTCTGAGGTCGAACCAGAGTCAGCTCAAGGTAGCCAAGAACACCTTGATAAGGATTGCTGCCCAGGAGGTAGGCCTGGAGGAACTGGTACCTTTTCTCAAAGGCCCGGTTTCCCTGGCCTTCAGCTTTGCCGATCCAGCGGTGACCGCCAAGATTTTGGCCGACTTCAACAAGGAGTACAAGCTCCTAGAGATCAAAGGTGGGGTACTGGGCAAGAAAGCCCTGACGCCCGATCAGGTCAAGGCCCTGGCCGATCTGCCGCCTTACGAAGTGCTCATCGGCAAGGTGGTGGGTGGCATGAAGGCCCCGCTTTACGGCCTGGTCGGCATTTTGAGCGGTCCTATCCGCAAGCTGGTCTACGCGCTGGAAGCCATAAGGGAAAAGCAGGCCAGCGCTCCTTAA
- the trxB gene encoding thioredoxin-disulfide reductase, translated as MTYDLVIVGGGPAGLTAGIYAARAKIQALIVERALAGGKLASVDLIENYPGFPEPISGAELSSRMEEQVRRLGVPIKNADVAEVKVLPDGFVLRTRDEEITAKTVIWATGSGPSPLGVPGEDRLRGRGVSYCAICDGFFFRDQEVAVVGGGDSAVQEALYLTRFVKKVYLIHRRDTFRATPILLEQLEANPKIEKIVNTVVKEIKGEEGVTGLELEEVTTGRQSFLPVSGVFIYVGVKPASHLVQDLVDLDRHGYIITDEKMATRTPGLFAAGDVRQKPLRQIVTAVADGAIAAMSAERYLRERKG; from the coding sequence ATGACGTATGATTTGGTAATCGTGGGAGGAGGCCCGGCGGGGCTCACAGCAGGTATCTACGCCGCCCGGGCCAAGATCCAAGCGCTCATCGTAGAGCGGGCTTTAGCAGGAGGAAAGCTTGCCAGCGTGGATCTCATCGAAAACTATCCCGGCTTTCCCGAGCCCATAAGCGGCGCGGAGCTTTCCTCCCGCATGGAAGAGCAGGTCAGACGCCTGGGGGTTCCGATAAAGAATGCGGACGTGGCTGAAGTCAAGGTTCTGCCTGACGGATTTGTTTTGCGGACGCGGGATGAGGAGATAACGGCCAAAACGGTCATCTGGGCTACGGGGAGCGGCCCCAGCCCCTTGGGGGTGCCGGGAGAGGACCGGCTACGGGGTAGAGGAGTATCTTACTGCGCCATATGCGACGGCTTCTTCTTCCGCGACCAGGAGGTAGCGGTGGTGGGAGGGGGTGACTCGGCGGTCCAGGAGGCGCTTTACCTCACCCGCTTCGTGAAAAAGGTATACCTCATCCACCGGCGGGACACCTTCCGGGCTACCCCCATCCTGTTGGAGCAACTGGAGGCCAATCCCAAGATCGAGAAGATCGTGAACACGGTGGTGAAGGAGATTAAGGGGGAGGAGGGGGTGACTGGACTCGAGTTGGAGGAGGTCACCACGGGCAGACAGAGCTTTCTCCCTGTAAGCGGCGTCTTCATCTATGTTGGGGTGAAGCCTGCTTCTCACCTGGTGCAGGACTTGGTGGATCTCGACCGACACGGCTACATCATCACCGACGAGAAGATGGCTACTCGAACTCCTGGTCTCTTTGCCGCTGGGGACGTGCGGCAGAAACCCCTACGCCAAATCGTCACC
- a CDS encoding aminotransferase class I/II-fold pyridoxal phosphate-dependent enzyme, whose protein sequence is MNGEVKDLSLLAEEVKAEVEPVWRRFDALALANQERVLRAFRAVKLSSFHLCGTTGYGYNDAGREALEAAYAQVFGAEAALVRPQIVSGTQAVALCLFALLRPGDLLLFLQGRPYDTLQEVISGKGVGSLLDWGVRYNEVEAFADGVPDWEKIEAVLQELRPRVVLLQRSGGYAWRRGLTLDLLAEVTRRIKTLCPDTWVVVDNCYGEFVDTAEPPAVGVDLCAGSLIKNPGGGLAPSGGYVAGKGELVELVAHRLTAPGLGKEVGPTFGYLRLMCQGFFLAPHFTAQALKGAVFAARLFERLGYSVLPRYDEPRSDIVQGIALGSPEKVLRFCRALQAASPVDAHVAPAGAPLPGYADEVVMAAGTFVQGASLELTADAPLREPYAVYLQGGLTKEHALLGILEAAKALVEEEGKF, encoded by the coding sequence GTGAATGGTGAGGTAAAGGATCTTTCTCTTCTGGCCGAGGAAGTAAAGGCGGAAGTAGAGCCGGTCTGGCGCCGCTTTGATGCTCTAGCCCTGGCCAACCAGGAGCGAGTGCTACGGGCCTTCCGGGCGGTGAAATTGAGTTCCTTTCACCTCTGTGGCACCACCGGTTACGGTTACAACGACGCGGGGAGGGAGGCGCTGGAAGCAGCCTACGCTCAGGTATTCGGCGCGGAGGCAGCTTTGGTGCGTCCCCAGATAGTTTCGGGAACCCAGGCCGTGGCCCTTTGCCTTTTCGCCCTCCTTCGACCCGGTGATCTCCTCCTCTTCCTCCAAGGACGGCCGTACGACACCCTGCAGGAAGTCATTTCCGGCAAAGGGGTGGGATCGCTTCTAGATTGGGGGGTAAGGTATAATGAAGTAGAAGCTTTTGCCGATGGGGTTCCGGACTGGGAGAAGATAGAGGCGGTTTTACAGGAGTTGCGCCCGCGGGTGGTTCTGCTGCAGCGCTCTGGTGGCTACGCCTGGCGCCGAGGTCTTACTCTCGACCTTCTGGCGGAAGTCACGCGGCGGATAAAGACCCTCTGTCCTGACACCTGGGTGGTGGTGGACAACTGCTACGGAGAGTTTGTGGATACGGCCGAACCGCCGGCGGTAGGGGTAGACCTCTGTGCCGGGTCGCTCATCAAGAATCCGGGAGGGGGCCTGGCACCCAGCGGGGGCTATGTGGCCGGGAAAGGGGAGTTGGTGGAATTGGTGGCCCATCGCCTGACGGCGCCGGGATTAGGCAAGGAAGTGGGACCTACCTTCGGCTACCTGCGCCTCATGTGCCAGGGGTTCTTCCTGGCTCCCCACTTCACCGCTCAGGCCCTCAAAGGAGCGGTATTTGCTGCCCGGCTTTTCGAGCGTTTGGGTTACTCGGTGCTTCCTCGTTACGATGAGCCCCGCAGCGACATCGTCCAGGGGATAGCTCTGGGCTCGCCAGAAAAGGTCCTGCGCTTCTGCCGGGCTCTGCAGGCGGCCTCGCCGGTAGACGCCCACGTGGCGCCTGCAGGAGCTCCTTTGCCGGGGTATGCGGACGAGGTGGTGATGGCGGCCGGGACCTTCGTGCAGGGCGCTTCGTTGGAGCTAACCGCCGATGCTCCCCTACGGGAACCCTACGCGGTTTACCTCCAGGGAGGGTTGACTAAGGAGCACGCCCTTTTGGGTATCCTGGAGGCGGCCAAGGCTTTGGTGGAAGAGGAGGGGAAGTTTTAA
- the mutL gene encoding DNA mismatch repair endonuclease MutL, with protein MGKIKVLDPDTVSLVAAGEVVERPASVVKELVENALDAQARRITVRVEKDFGPITVVDDGCGIPADEVLLAFSRHATSKISTARDLENITTLGFRGEALPSIAAVSRLTMKTREPGAEEGVLVEIAGGEVLRKETVGAPPGTQVVVRDLFYNVPARRKFLSSWRAESSHIVDLLEHLALAWPEVSFSFWLAGREVFHTPGTGLLPALTAIYGAEVTSTLLPLEAGKGELKVSGFLGKPELARGHRRHQVIVVNRRLVKHYGLAQAIAEAFGSLLPAGKYPFFVLFLELPPRMVDVNVHPQKTVVRFANEGEVLALCREAVKRALFGERRPMAKALPSPPPRSWDEALRELRFSVKEVASTADRVAESSPAYLFSFLPQLTYLGFLPPVYILAQGPEGLYVVDQHAAHERILFEKYAEAVENQGVPSQGLVSPVPVNLRGREWEEIAPHIARFGFVLEPFGRGTALLRAIPADLEVAAACLLLEELLTSWEEIPVPRREREVLALMACHGAVRAGDTLPPPLAQELLNQLAACREPTVCPHGRPTFFSLSYQELEKRLGRS; from the coding sequence GTGGGTAAGATAAAGGTGCTTGACCCGGATACGGTGAGCCTGGTAGCCGCCGGGGAGGTGGTGGAGCGCCCAGCCTCGGTGGTGAAAGAGTTAGTGGAGAACGCGCTTGACGCTCAGGCCCGCCGCATAACCGTACGGGTGGAGAAGGATTTCGGCCCCATCACAGTAGTGGACGACGGCTGCGGCATACCGGCGGACGAGGTCCTGCTGGCCTTCTCCCGTCATGCCACCAGCAAGATAAGCACAGCCAGGGATCTGGAGAACATCACCACTTTGGGCTTCCGGGGAGAGGCCTTGCCCAGCATCGCGGCGGTTTCCCGCCTGACCATGAAAACGCGGGAGCCGGGGGCAGAAGAGGGAGTACTGGTGGAAATAGCCGGCGGAGAAGTCTTGAGGAAGGAGACGGTAGGCGCCCCTCCTGGCACCCAGGTGGTGGTGCGCGACCTCTTTTATAATGTGCCAGCCCGCCGCAAATTCTTGAGTTCCTGGCGGGCGGAAAGCAGCCACATAGTGGACCTCTTGGAGCACCTGGCCCTGGCTTGGCCGGAGGTCTCTTTCAGCTTCTGGCTGGCGGGGCGCGAGGTCTTTCACACACCCGGGACGGGGCTTTTACCGGCCCTCACCGCCATTTACGGCGCAGAGGTTACTTCCACCCTTCTTCCCCTGGAGGCGGGAAAAGGGGAACTCAAGGTGAGCGGTTTTCTGGGGAAGCCGGAGCTGGCCCGCGGCCACCGCCGGCACCAGGTAATCGTGGTGAATCGCCGGCTGGTGAAGCACTACGGGCTAGCGCAGGCCATAGCCGAAGCCTTCGGCAGCCTGTTGCCGGCCGGAAAATATCCCTTCTTCGTCCTCTTCTTAGAGCTCCCTCCCCGGATGGTGGACGTCAATGTGCACCCCCAGAAGACGGTAGTTCGTTTCGCTAACGAAGGGGAGGTACTGGCGCTCTGCCGGGAGGCGGTGAAAAGAGCCCTTTTCGGGGAAAGGCGACCGATGGCTAAAGCGCTTCCTTCCCCTCCTCCCCGCTCCTGGGACGAAGCTTTACGCGAGTTGCGCTTCTCGGTGAAAGAGGTAGCCAGCACGGCCGACCGAGTGGCCGAGAGCTCCCCTGCCTACCTTTTTTCTTTCCTGCCCCAGCTTACCTACCTGGGCTTTCTTCCTCCAGTCTACATCCTGGCCCAGGGACCGGAGGGGCTTTACGTGGTGGACCAGCACGCGGCCCACGAGCGCATACTCTTTGAGAAGTATGCCGAGGCGGTGGAAAACCAGGGGGTGCCGAGTCAAGGCCTTGTGTCACCCGTGCCGGTGAACCTTAGAGGGAGGGAGTGGGAGGAAATAGCACCGCATATCGCACGCTTCGGCTTTGTGCTGGAACCCTTCGGCCGCGGGACGGCCCTCTTGCGGGCCATACCGGCGGACCTGGAAGTGGCGGCGGCCTGCCTCTTGCTCGAAGAACTCCTTACCTCCTGGGAGGAGATCCCGGTTCCCCGTCGGGAGCGCGAGGTCCTGGCGCTTATGGCCTGCCACGGCGCAGTGCGGGCCGGAGATACCCTTCCTCCTCCCCTGGCCCAGGAGCTCCTGAACCAGCTGGCAGCCTGCCGCGAACCTACTGTTTGCCCGCACGGGCGTCCTACCTTCTTCTCTCTTTCCTATCAAGAACTGGAAAAACGCTTGGGGCGAAGTTAA
- the miaA gene encoding tRNA (adenosine(37)-N6)-dimethylallyltransferase MiaA, which yields MKKLWPLVVITGPTATGKTAVGIEVALRLGGEIISADSMMVYKGMDIGTAKPSLEERKGVPHHLIDVVEPHEHFSVGAFQALARKLIEEIHSRGKLPLLVGGTALYIRAVIDGYIFTVKADKELRQRLLEEAQEKGTTHLHAQLQAIDPQAAAKIHPRDRKRLVRALEIYYQTGKPPSEVMKKEPPPYDVLMFGLNLAREELYRRIEQRVDAMLAAGLVEEVRRLLEQGVPPQATSMQGLGYKEIAAYLRGEISLERAVYLIKRNTRRFAKRQLTWFRHDPRIRWLDVAQYKGIEDLAEEIVRQVQDYFGFERKS from the coding sequence ATGAAGAAGCTTTGGCCGTTGGTGGTGATCACCGGCCCCACCGCCACGGGCAAAACGGCGGTGGGGATAGAGGTGGCTCTGCGGCTTGGCGGGGAGATCATCTCGGCCGATTCCATGATGGTTTACAAGGGGATGGACATCGGCACGGCCAAGCCTTCTCTGGAGGAGCGCAAGGGCGTGCCCCACCATCTCATCGATGTGGTGGAGCCCCACGAACACTTTAGCGTGGGTGCCTTCCAGGCCCTGGCCCGGAAGCTCATCGAGGAGATACACTCTCGGGGGAAATTGCCCCTGCTGGTTGGGGGCACGGCCCTTTATATCCGGGCGGTGATCGACGGCTACATTTTCACCGTGAAGGCGGACAAAGAGCTGCGCCAGAGGCTTTTAGAGGAGGCCCAGGAGAAGGGCACGACTCACCTGCACGCCCAACTCCAAGCTATAGACCCGCAGGCAGCGGCCAAGATCCATCCTCGCGACCGCAAGCGCCTCGTCCGCGCGCTGGAAATATACTACCAGACGGGCAAGCCCCCCTCGGAGGTCATGAAAAAGGAGCCGCCCCCCTATGACGTCTTGATGTTCGGTCTTAATCTGGCGCGGGAGGAACTTTACCGGCGTATAGAGCAGCGGGTGGACGCCATGCTGGCGGCAGGGCTGGTGGAAGAAGTGCGCCGGCTTCTGGAGCAGGGGGTCCCTCCTCAAGCTACCTCCATGCAGGGTCTAGGCTACAAGGAGATAGCCGCTTATCTCAGAGGAGAAATAAGCCTCGAGCGGGCGGTTTACCTCATCAAGCGCAACACCCGCCGTTTTGCCAAAAGGCAACTCACCTGGTTCCGGCATGACCCGCGCATCCGCTGGCTCGATGTGGCCCAGTACAAAGGGATAGAAGATCTGGCGGAGGAAATAGTGCGCCAGGTGCAGGATTATTTTGGCTTTGAGCGAAAATCCTAA
- the rplA gene encoding 50S ribosomal protein L1, whose translation MPKHGKKYLEAKKQVDRTKLYDPYEALELVKRLASAKFDETVEVAVRLGVDPRHADQQVRGAVVLPHGTGKTRRVLVFARGEKAKEAEAAGADYVGAEDLIARIQGGWLDFDVAIATPDMMAMVGRIGRILGPRGLMPNPKTGTVTFDVAQAVAEAKAGRVEYRTDKAGIVHAPIGKVSFEVEKLVENLKALVDALVRAKPPAAKGQYLRSITVSSTMGPGVKVNPAKLLAS comes from the coding sequence GTGCCCAAGCACGGCAAAAAGTACCTGGAAGCAAAGAAACAAGTAGACCGCACCAAGCTTTACGATCCCTACGAGGCTCTAGAGTTGGTCAAGCGCTTAGCTTCCGCCAAGTTCGACGAGACGGTGGAGGTGGCTGTGCGGCTGGGGGTTGATCCCCGGCATGCCGACCAGCAGGTGCGGGGTGCGGTGGTGCTGCCCCACGGTACGGGCAAGACGCGGCGGGTGCTGGTCTTTGCCCGAGGCGAGAAGGCCAAGGAAGCGGAGGCGGCAGGAGCCGATTATGTGGGAGCAGAAGACCTCATTGCCCGCATCCAGGGGGGTTGGCTTGACTTCGACGTAGCCATCGCCACGCCCGACATGATGGCTATGGTGGGGCGCATCGGTCGTATTTTAGGTCCGCGGGGGCTTATGCCCAACCCCAAGACGGGCACGGTGACCTTTGATGTGGCCCAGGCAGTAGCTGAGGCCAAAGCGGGCCGGGTAGAGTACCGGACGGACAAGGCGGGGATCGTGCACGCCCCCATCGGCAAGGTTTCTTTTGAGGTGGAAAAGCTGGTGGAAAACCTGAAGGCCCTGGTGGACGCCTTGGTACGGGCCAAGCCGCCGGCGGCGAAGGGTCAGTACCTACGCAGCATAACCGTTTCCTCCACCATGGGCCCTGGGGTAAAAGTGAATCCGGCCAAGCTCCTGGCCTCATAA